The Pseudomonas berkeleyensis genome includes a region encoding these proteins:
- a CDS encoding FxsA family protein, whose translation MRAFLFLFLLFPIIELAVLIKVGSAIGVFPTLLLVIGTAVLGSILLRVAGVATAWRARERLARGELPEQEMLEGLLIAVGGGLLILPGFISDMLGVLCLIPFTRRLLVGKIRRRAEEQALRQRAFFDDAAARSGQTRPNVLEGEYERRD comes from the coding sequence ATGCGTGCGTTTCTGTTTCTCTTCCTGCTGTTTCCGATCATCGAGCTGGCCGTGCTGATCAAGGTCGGCAGCGCCATCGGTGTATTCCCCACCTTGCTGCTGGTGATCGGTACCGCAGTGCTCGGCAGCATCCTGCTACGCGTTGCCGGGGTCGCCACTGCCTGGCGAGCACGCGAGCGCCTAGCGCGCGGTGAGTTGCCTGAACAAGAGATGCTCGAAGGCCTGCTGATCGCAGTGGGTGGTGGCCTGCTGATCCTGCCAGGTTTCATCAGCGACATGCTCGGCGTGCTCTGCCTGATTCCCTTCACGCGTCGCCTGCTGGTCGGCAAGATCCGCCGCCGTGCCGAGGAACAGGCCCTACGCCAGCGGGCCTTCTTCGATGATGCCGCTGCCCGCTCCGGACAGACGCGTCCGAATGTGCTTGAAGGTGAATACGAACGCCGCGATTGA
- a CDS encoding HugZ family pyridoxamine 5'-phosphate oxidase yields the protein MSVKAGKHARELLLKEYRGVLSTHSKAMPGFPFGSVVPYCLDAEGRPLILISRIAQHTHNLKQDAKCSLLVGERGAEDVQAVGRLTLLAEAEQLHDEGEIEAAAQRYYRFFPQSRDYHRAHDFDFWRLQPVRWRFIGGFGAIHWLDDVALANPFTTNGSETSMVEHMNEDHAKAIAHYVELAGLPKHEPAQMAGVDSEGFHLRIGQSLYWLAFPTPCNNPGQAREALVMLARADQWPPSGPASA from the coding sequence GTGAGCGTGAAAGCCGGCAAGCATGCACGAGAATTGCTGCTCAAGGAATACCGTGGCGTGCTCAGCACCCACTCCAAGGCCATGCCGGGTTTCCCTTTCGGATCGGTGGTGCCCTATTGCCTGGATGCCGAAGGCAGGCCGCTGATCCTCATCAGTCGCATCGCCCAGCACACCCATAACCTCAAGCAGGACGCCAAGTGCTCGCTATTGGTCGGCGAGCGTGGCGCAGAGGATGTGCAGGCAGTCGGCCGCCTCACTCTGCTCGCCGAAGCCGAACAGCTGCATGACGAAGGCGAGATCGAAGCGGCCGCACAGCGTTATTACCGCTTTTTCCCCCAGTCACGCGACTACCACCGGGCGCATGACTTCGATTTCTGGCGACTGCAACCCGTGCGCTGGCGGTTCATCGGCGGTTTTGGCGCCATCCACTGGCTCGATGACGTGGCTCTGGCAAACCCCTTCACGACGAACGGCAGCGAAACGAGCATGGTCGAGCACATGAACGAAGACCACGCCAAGGCCATCGCCCACTATGTCGAGCTGGCCGGGTTACCTAAGCATGAACCCGCACAGATGGCCGGTGTCGACAGTGAAGGTTTCCATCTACGCATTGGCCAAAGCCTTTATTGGCTAGCCTTCCCAACACCTTGCAACAACCCGGGACAAGCGCGCGAAGCCCTGGTGATGTTGGCTCGCGCCGACCAGTGGCCGCCATCCGGGCCGGCTTCAGCTTGA
- a CDS encoding SDR family oxidoreductase yields MQLKDKVIIITGGCQGLGRAMGEYLASKGAKLALVDLNQEKLDDAVAACKAAGGDARAYLCNVANEEQVTHMVAQVAEDFGAINGLVNNAGILRDGLTIKVKDGEMTKMSLAQWQAVIDVNLTGVFLCTREVAAKMIELKNEGAIVNISSISRAGNMGQANYSAAKAGVAADTVVWAKELARYGIRVAGVAPGFIETDMVASMKPEALEKMTSGIPLKRLGKPAEIAHSVAYILENDYYTGRVLELDGGLRL; encoded by the coding sequence ATGCAACTGAAAGACAAAGTCATCATCATCACTGGTGGTTGCCAGGGGCTGGGGCGTGCCATGGGCGAGTACCTGGCGAGCAAGGGGGCCAAGCTGGCGCTGGTGGATCTTAATCAGGAAAAGCTGGATGACGCTGTAGCTGCCTGCAAGGCTGCCGGTGGTGATGCTCGTGCCTATCTGTGCAACGTGGCGAATGAAGAGCAGGTGACCCATATGGTCGCCCAGGTTGCCGAGGACTTTGGCGCCATCAATGGCCTGGTCAACAACGCCGGTATTCTGCGCGATGGCCTGACCATCAAGGTCAAGGATGGCGAGATGACCAAGATGAGCCTGGCGCAGTGGCAGGCGGTGATCGACGTCAACCTGACTGGCGTGTTCCTCTGCACCCGTGAAGTGGCGGCGAAGATGATCGAGCTGAAGAACGAAGGCGCGATCGTCAATATCTCCTCCATCTCCCGTGCCGGCAACATGGGCCAGGCCAACTACTCCGCAGCCAAGGCTGGCGTCGCTGCCGACACCGTGGTCTGGGCCAAGGAGCTGGCGCGCTATGGCATTCGTGTGGCGGGTGTGGCGCCGGGTTTCATCGAAACCGACATGGTCGCCAGCATGAAGCCGGAAGCCCTGGAGAAGATGACCTCGGGCATTCCGCTCAAGCGCCTGGGCAAACCGGCCGAGATCGCTCACTCGGTGGCCTACATCCTGGAAAACGACTATTACACGGGTCGTGTCCTGGAACTCGACGGCGGTCTGCGTCTGTAA
- a CDS encoding polyprenyl synthetase family protein, giving the protein MQPQAFYRVVADDFTAVDGIIRQQVVSRVPLVEKIGDYIISAGGKRLRPLLVLLSGKALGYQGDDLRLLAATIEFLHTATLLHDDVVDMSDMRRGRSTANAQWGNAPSVLVGDFLYSRSFEMMVELGSMPVMKILSHATRVIAEGEVLQLSKVRDASTTEDTYMEVIRAKTAMLFEASTHSAAALASASEAQREALRTFGDHLGVAFQLVDDLLDYKGDAASLGKNVGDDLAEGKPTLPLIYTMREGTAEQAALVRQAIQKGGIEDLESIRAAVETAGALDYTAQLARDYAERAIACLDVLPAGEYRDALIELSRFAVARTH; this is encoded by the coding sequence ATGCAACCCCAGGCTTTTTACCGCGTCGTAGCGGACGATTTCACCGCCGTCGATGGCATCATTCGCCAGCAGGTGGTCTCGCGCGTGCCGCTGGTGGAAAAGATCGGCGACTATATCATCTCCGCCGGCGGCAAACGCCTGCGCCCACTGCTGGTTCTACTCAGCGGCAAGGCCCTCGGCTACCAAGGTGATGATCTGCGCCTGCTGGCCGCGACCATCGAGTTCCTGCACACCGCCACCCTGCTACACGACGATGTGGTCGATATGTCCGACATGCGCCGTGGCCGCAGCACCGCCAATGCCCAGTGGGGCAACGCACCAAGCGTGCTGGTAGGCGACTTCCTTTATTCACGCTCGTTCGAAATGATGGTCGAACTCGGCTCCATGCCGGTGATGAAGATTCTCTCCCACGCCACTCGCGTGATCGCCGAAGGCGAAGTGCTGCAACTCTCCAAGGTGCGCGACGCCAGCACCACGGAAGACACCTATATGGAAGTCATCCGCGCCAAGACCGCAATGCTGTTCGAAGCCTCCACCCATAGTGCCGCCGCCCTGGCCAGCGCCAGCGAAGCGCAGCGCGAAGCACTACGTACCTTTGGCGATCACCTTGGCGTGGCCTTCCAGCTGGTCGACGACCTGCTCGACTACAAGGGCGATGCTGCCAGCCTGGGCAAGAACGTCGGCGATGACCTCGCAGAAGGCAAACCCACACTGCCGCTGATCTATACCATGCGTGAAGGCACCGCCGAGCAGGCCGCGCTGGTGCGCCAGGCGATTCAGAAAGGCGGTATCGAAGATCTGGAAAGCATCCGTGCAGCCGTCGAAACGGCCGGTGCGCTGGACTACACCGCGCAACTGGCCCGCGACTATGCCGAACGCGCCATCGCCTGCCTGGATGTACTACCGGCTGGCGAGTATCGCGATGCGCTGATCGAGTTGAGCCGCTTCGCGGTCGCTCGTACGCATTAA
- the rplU gene encoding 50S ribosomal protein L21 codes for MYAVIVTGGKQYKVAEGEFLKIEKLEVATGEAVTFDRVLLVANGDDVKIGAPVVDGAKVVAEVVSQGRHDKVRIIKFRRRKHHMKRQGHRQWFTEIKITGIQA; via the coding sequence ATGTACGCAGTAATTGTTACCGGTGGCAAACAATACAAGGTCGCCGAAGGCGAATTCCTGAAAATCGAGAAACTCGAAGTTGCTACCGGCGAAGCCGTTACCTTTGACCGCGTTCTGCTGGTCGCCAACGGTGACGACGTCAAGATCGGCGCTCCTGTCGTAGACGGTGCCAAGGTTGTCGCAGAAGTCGTTTCGCAAGGTCGTCACGATAAAGTGCGCATCATCAAGTTCCGTCGTCGTAAGCACCACATGAAGCGTCAGGGCCACCGTCAGTGGTTCACTGAGATCAAAATCACCGGTATCCAGGCCTAA
- the rpmA gene encoding 50S ribosomal protein L27 — MAHKKAGGSTRNGRDSESKRLGVKMYGGQVIKAGNIIVRQRGTQFHPGFGVGIGKDHTLFAKVEGVVKFEVKGAFGRRYVSVVQA; from the coding sequence ATGGCACACAAAAAAGCTGGCGGTTCTACCCGTAACGGCCGCGATTCCGAAAGTAAACGCCTTGGCGTGAAAATGTACGGTGGCCAGGTCATCAAGGCCGGCAACATCATCGTGCGTCAGCGCGGCACCCAGTTCCACCCCGGTTTCGGCGTGGGCATCGGCAAAGACCACACCCTGTTCGCTAAAGTCGAAGGCGTGGTCAAGTTCGAAGTGAAGGGCGCTTTCGGCCGTCGCTACGTGAGCGTCGTTCAGGCCTAA
- the cgtA gene encoding Obg family GTPase CgtA, which produces MKFVDEVSIFVKAGDGGNGMMSFRREKFIEKGGPNGGDGGDGGSVFLEANENLNTLIDYRYTRKFLAQNGEKGGSTDCTGAKGEDLILPVPVGTTVIDVATQEVIGDLIKPGQRLMVAQGGWHGLGNTRFKSSTNRAPRQTTPGKPGDSRDLKLELKVLADVGLLGLPNAGKSTFIRAVSAAKPKVADYPFTTLVPNLGVVSVDRFKSFVVADIPGLIEGASEGAGLGIRFLKHLARTRLLLHLVDMAPLDESDPAEAAQVIIDELGRFSPALAERDRWLVLNKMDQIPEEEREARKADIVARLNWEGPVYVVSAISRDGTERISRDIMHYLEVRGERIAEDPVFAEQLAELDQRIEDEARARLQALDDQRALRKSGVRSVDDIDEDDDFFDDEDDDGPEIIYVRD; this is translated from the coding sequence ATGAAATTCGTCGACGAAGTATCGATTTTTGTAAAAGCCGGTGACGGTGGTAACGGCATGATGAGCTTCCGCCGTGAGAAGTTCATCGAGAAGGGCGGTCCCAACGGGGGCGACGGTGGGGACGGTGGCTCGGTGTTTCTTGAGGCCAACGAGAACCTCAACACCCTGATCGATTACCGCTATACCCGCAAATTCCTGGCGCAGAATGGCGAGAAGGGCGGCAGTACCGATTGCACCGGCGCCAAGGGCGAAGACCTGATCCTGCCGGTGCCGGTCGGCACCACGGTGATCGACGTCGCCACCCAGGAAGTGATCGGTGACCTGATCAAGCCAGGTCAGCGCCTGATGGTCGCGCAGGGTGGCTGGCACGGGCTGGGCAACACCCGTTTCAAGTCCAGCACCAACCGGGCGCCGCGGCAGACCACACCGGGCAAGCCGGGCGATTCGCGTGACCTCAAGCTGGAGCTGAAAGTGCTGGCGGACGTCGGTCTGCTCGGCTTGCCCAACGCGGGCAAGAGCACCTTCATTCGCGCTGTTTCGGCTGCCAAGCCGAAGGTAGCCGATTATCCCTTCACCACCCTGGTGCCGAACCTGGGTGTGGTTAGCGTTGACCGCTTCAAGAGCTTCGTCGTCGCCGACATTCCCGGCCTGATCGAAGGCGCTTCCGAAGGCGCTGGTCTGGGTATCCGCTTCCTCAAGCATTTGGCGCGTACTCGACTGCTGCTGCACCTCGTGGACATGGCTCCGCTGGATGAGAGCGATCCGGCCGAAGCTGCGCAGGTGATCATCGACGAGCTGGGTCGTTTCAGCCCGGCGTTGGCCGAGCGTGATCGCTGGCTGGTGCTGAACAAGATGGATCAGATTCCGGAAGAAGAGCGTGAGGCGCGCAAGGCCGATATCGTCGCTCGCCTGAACTGGGAAGGCCCGGTCTATGTGGTCTCGGCGATCAGCCGCGATGGCACCGAGCGCATCAGTCGCGACATCATGCATTACCTGGAAGTGCGCGGTGAGCGCATCGCCGAAGATCCGGTGTTCGCCGAGCAACTGGCCGAGCTGGATCAGCGTATCGAAGATGAAGCCCGTGCTCGTCTGCAGGCGCTGGATGACCAGCGTGCGCTGCGTAAATCCGGGGTGCGCAGCGTCGATGATATCGATGAAGACGATGACTTCTTCGATGATGAAGACGACGATGGCCCGGAAATCATTTACGTCCGGGATTAA
- the proB gene encoding glutamate 5-kinase — MRDKVTGARRWVVKIGSALLTADGRGLDRAAMAVWVKQMVALREQGVELVLVSSGAVAAGMSRLGWTSRPSAMHELQAAAAIGQMVLVQAWESSFAEHSRRTAQILLTHDDLSDRKRYLNARSTLRTLVDLDVVPVINENDTVVTDEIRFGDNDTLAALVANLVEADLLVILTDRDGMFDADPRHNPDAKLIHEARADDPALDAVAGGVGGALGRGGMQTKLRASRLAARSGAHTVIVGGAIEQVLARLKAGERLGTLLAPERGLLAARKQWLAGHLQTRGTLVLDAGAVKALSQDRKSLLPVGVKAVQGSFRRGEMVVCVSPDGREIARGLVNYSALEAQKIIGQSSDAIERLLGYVDEPELVHRDNLILV, encoded by the coding sequence ATGCGTGACAAGGTGACCGGCGCGCGGCGCTGGGTGGTGAAGATCGGCAGTGCGCTGTTGACCGCTGACGGGCGTGGCCTGGATCGGGCGGCCATGGCGGTATGGGTCAAGCAGATGGTGGCCTTGCGTGAGCAGGGCGTCGAGCTGGTGCTGGTGTCCTCTGGCGCCGTGGCGGCCGGTATGAGCCGCCTGGGCTGGACGAGCCGACCTAGCGCGATGCATGAACTGCAGGCTGCCGCCGCCATCGGTCAAATGGTGCTGGTGCAGGCTTGGGAATCCAGCTTTGCCGAGCACAGCCGCCGTACGGCGCAGATTCTCCTGACTCACGATGATCTGTCCGATCGCAAGCGCTACCTGAACGCGCGCAGTACCCTGCGCACGCTGGTCGATCTCGACGTGGTGCCGGTGATCAACGAGAACGACACGGTCGTCACCGACGAGATTCGCTTCGGCGACAACGATACGCTGGCTGCATTGGTGGCCAACCTGGTCGAAGCCGATCTGCTGGTGATCCTCACCGACCGCGACGGCATGTTTGACGCCGACCCGCGGCACAATCCTGATGCCAAGCTGATTCACGAAGCCCGTGCGGATGATCCGGCGCTGGACGCCGTGGCCGGTGGTGTCGGTGGCGCGCTGGGGCGTGGTGGTATGCAGACCAAGCTGCGTGCATCGCGCCTGGCTGCGCGTTCTGGCGCGCATACGGTGATCGTCGGTGGCGCCATCGAGCAGGTGCTGGCGCGGCTCAAGGCTGGTGAGCGCCTGGGTACGTTGCTGGCGCCTGAGCGCGGTCTGCTGGCGGCGCGCAAGCAGTGGCTGGCGGGTCACCTGCAGACACGTGGCACTCTGGTGTTGGACGCCGGTGCCGTGAAAGCCCTGAGCCAGGATCGCAAGAGTCTGCTGCCGGTGGGCGTGAAGGCCGTGCAGGGCAGCTTCCGTCGTGGTGAGATGGTGGTCTGCGTATCGCCTGACGGTCGTGAGATTGCGCGGGGGCTGGTCAACTACAGTGCTCTGGAGGCGCAGAAGATCATCGGTCAGTCTTCCGATGCCATCGAGAGGCTGCTGGGTTACGTGGATGAGCCGGAGTTGGTGCACCGGGACAACTTGATCCTGGTCTGA
- a CDS encoding CreA family protein yields the protein MRLFKGSVLGLLLLPSLALAETIGEVSTVFKWVGPNDKIVVEAFDDPKVDGVTCYLSRAKTGGVKGGLGLAEDRAEASIACRQVGPIAFKGKLKDGEEVFKERTSLVFKTMQVVRFFDQKRNTLVYLVYSDRVIEGSPQNAVTAIPILPWAR from the coding sequence ATGCGTCTGTTCAAGGGATCTGTACTGGGGTTGTTGCTATTGCCGAGCCTGGCGCTGGCCGAGACCATCGGCGAAGTGTCCACGGTGTTCAAGTGGGTCGGTCCGAACGACAAGATCGTCGTCGAGGCCTTTGATGATCCCAAGGTGGATGGCGTGACCTGCTACCTGTCGCGTGCCAAGACCGGTGGCGTGAAGGGTGGCTTGGGTCTGGCCGAGGATCGCGCCGAGGCCTCTATCGCCTGCCGTCAGGTCGGCCCGATTGCATTCAAGGGCAAGCTCAAGGATGGCGAGGAAGTCTTCAAGGAGCGCACCTCGCTGGTGTTCAAGACCATGCAGGTGGTGCGTTTCTTCGATCAGAAGCGCAACACTCTGGTGTACCTAGTCTACAGCGACCGGGTGATCGAAGGCAGTCCGCAGAATGCGGTAACCGCCATACCGATCCTGCCCTGGGCTCGCTAG
- the mqo gene encoding malate dehydrogenase (quinone), whose product MAHNDSQSVDVVLVGAGIMSATLGVLLKELNPGITLEVVELRESGAVESSNPWNNAGTGHAALCELNYTPEGADGSIDIKKSVSINAQFEESKQFWAYLIEKGAINSPKSFINPVPHMSFVRGNSGAAFLKKRFEALRQHHAFKSMEYTEDRATIAEWAPLLIPGRDTSEPLAMTRVQAGTDVNFGAVTQQMLDYLVTQPNAKVTCNQKVTDLKRDGQGWLVSIKDTRSGATRQLKSKFVFLGAGGGALPLLQLSGIPEGKGFGGFPVSGQWLRCDNPEVVAKHQAKVYSQAAVGSPPMSVPHLDTRVVDGKKSLLFGPYAGFTTKFLKHGSFLDLPLSVRPNNLGPMLAVARDNMDLTRYLIKEVMQSEAQRLETLRGFYPEAKAEDWRLEVAGQRVQIIKKDAKNGGILQFGTELVAAQDGTIAALLGASPGASVTVSIMLDLVRRCFPEQAKSEEWRSKLDEIFPAMADVLSKDAERYREVQAQSNQRLQLDTPSA is encoded by the coding sequence ATGGCGCATAACGATTCCCAAAGCGTAGACGTGGTGCTGGTTGGCGCCGGCATCATGAGCGCGACCCTGGGCGTACTGCTCAAGGAACTCAACCCCGGTATCACGCTGGAAGTGGTGGAGCTGCGCGAGTCCGGCGCAGTTGAAAGCTCCAACCCCTGGAATAACGCCGGCACCGGCCATGCGGCCCTGTGCGAGCTGAACTACACCCCGGAAGGCGCCGACGGCAGTATCGACATCAAGAAGTCGGTGAGCATCAACGCCCAGTTCGAGGAGTCCAAGCAGTTCTGGGCCTACCTGATCGAGAAAGGCGCGATCAACTCGCCGAAGTCGTTCATCAACCCTGTTCCGCACATGAGCTTCGTGCGCGGCAACAGCGGTGCCGCGTTCCTGAAGAAGCGCTTCGAGGCACTACGCCAGCACCATGCCTTCAAAAGCATGGAGTACACCGAAGATCGCGCCACCATCGCCGAGTGGGCGCCGCTGCTGATCCCAGGTCGCGACACCAGCGAGCCGCTGGCCATGACCCGCGTACAAGCCGGCACCGACGTCAACTTCGGCGCCGTCACCCAGCAGATGCTCGACTACCTCGTTACCCAGCCGAACGCCAAGGTGACCTGCAACCAGAAAGTCACCGACCTCAAGCGTGACGGTCAGGGCTGGCTGGTGAGCATCAAGGACACCCGCTCCGGTGCCACTCGCCAACTCAAGAGCAAGTTCGTCTTCCTCGGCGCTGGCGGCGGCGCACTGCCCCTGCTGCAGCTGTCCGGCATCCCCGAAGGCAAAGGCTTCGGTGGCTTCCCGGTCAGCGGCCAATGGCTGCGTTGCGACAACCCCGAAGTGGTCGCCAAGCATCAGGCCAAGGTCTACAGCCAGGCCGCCGTGGGCTCGCCGCCCATGTCGGTACCGCACCTCGACACCCGCGTCGTGGATGGCAAGAAATCCCTGCTGTTCGGCCCCTACGCCGGCTTCACCACCAAGTTCCTCAAGCACGGTTCGTTCCTCGACCTGCCACTGTCGGTACGCCCCAACAACCTCGGCCCGATGCTGGCGGTAGCGCGCGACAACATGGATCTGACCCGCTACCTGATCAAGGAAGTGATGCAGTCCGAAGCGCAGCGCCTGGAAACCCTGCGTGGCTTCTACCCGGAAGCCAAAGCCGAAGACTGGCGCCTGGAAGTGGCCGGCCAACGCGTGCAGATCATCAAGAAGGACGCGAAGAACGGCGGCATCCTGCAATTCGGCACCGAACTGGTCGCGGCACAGGATGGCACCATCGCCGCCCTGCTCGGCGCCTCGCCTGGCGCCTCGGTAACAGTGTCGATCATGCTCGACCTGGTTCGCCGCTGCTTCCCGGAGCAGGCCAAGAGCGAAGAGTGGCGTAGCAAGCTGGACGAGATCTTCCCGGCCATGGCCGACGTCCTGTCCAAGGACGCCGAGCGCTACCGCGAAGTGCAGGCGCAGTCCAACCAGCGACTGCAGCTCGATACGCCCAGCGCCTGA
- a CDS encoding YajG family lipoprotein, whose product MLHRALFALLAAASLTLAGCAHSPQQLTPQPKLTSSLTPVGQGQPVVVRVVDGRSSPVLGTRGGLYPETSAISVSSESVLPKLQAEAEAAVRLLGFTPSANAYNAPQLTITLADLKYQSPKEGLYVTEADISASIRADVQGGSRRYTGRYGASLNQRFGTAPNQQTNTKLVSDVLSDALTRAFKDPTIGQVLLQ is encoded by the coding sequence ATGCTGCATCGTGCGTTGTTCGCCCTGCTTGCTGCTGCCAGCCTGACCTTGGCTGGCTGTGCCCACAGCCCTCAGCAACTCACCCCGCAACCCAAACTCACCAGCTCACTGACGCCCGTTGGTCAGGGGCAGCCGGTGGTGGTGCGTGTCGTCGATGGTCGCTCTTCGCCCGTGCTTGGTACGCGCGGTGGCCTGTATCCGGAAACCAGCGCCATCAGCGTCAGCAGCGAGAGCGTGCTGCCGAAATTGCAGGCCGAGGCCGAGGCGGCTGTTCGCCTGCTCGGCTTTACGCCGTCGGCCAATGCCTACAATGCACCCCAGTTGACCATTACCCTGGCTGATCTGAAGTACCAGTCGCCGAAAGAAGGGCTGTACGTGACCGAGGCGGATATTTCTGCCTCCATCCGTGCTGACGTGCAGGGTGGTAGCCGGCGTTATACCGGCCGCTATGGCGCGTCGCTGAATCAGCGCTTTGGTACTGCGCCTAATCAGCAGACCAATACCAAGCTGGTCAGTGATGTGCTCAGTGATGCGCTGACTCGCGCGTTCAAGGATCCGACCATCGGCCAGGTTCTGCTTCAGTAA